AAAGCCACTCGGCGTAGGAGAGATGGCCGTCGTGAGTCAGGCTGACTTCCAGATCGTTTTCCCGTTTCTGATAATGCAGCCACTCGCCCAGGATCCTGATCGGGATAGCACAATCGGTGAACCGCTTACCGACCCAGGGGAGGTGCACCGGACGAGAGACAGAATCAGCTTCCATATATTTCTGTCCCTTCCAATTGCCGACCGGTCGCCAGCGATGCCATAACGGGAAATTAGACATCCAGTTCTGGAACGGAGTCTGATCGGAGGAGTCCGGTTTGTTGTATCCCGAAGGCTCCTTGAATTCGGTCTCGAAAGTGAAAATGGAATCCTTGTTGGTGGTAAACGGATAATGAACCCGATACCACTTGACGATTTCAGGCAGATCCTGATCAACCACCTCGGCGGCAGTCAAAAGAGGAGGGAAAGCGATACATAAGACCGTAATCAAGATAGCAATACGAGTCATCCTTTAAGCTCCTGCCACAATTTATAAGCCCTTCTTACATGAGGAATAGTGATCGACCCGCCAACAACCAGGCCAACCGCCATTATCTCATCGAATTCTTCGTCCTTTATACCCATTTCGTGTGTCTGGATGACATGATAAGCGATACAATCGTCACAACGGAGAACCAGCGAAGCGACCATCCCGAGCATTTCCTTGGTGCGGGCATCGAGCGCTCCGTCCCGATAAACGGCTGCGTCCAGGCCAAAGAACCGCTTGATGTCAAGGTTGTTGCGGGAGAGAATCACTTCGTTGAGACGCTCTCTTTCTTCCTTGAACCTCTGCGCCGAATCGCTCATTATCATCTCCTCAGGTTTTTCGCCAATATAGGCGCATTGACCTCCTTGGGCAAATGTAAGATTTGGGTTTTGTCCGGGATATCCTGTCATCTCAAAATCGTTGACAGTTTCGCCGAAATGCGGCTTTTTGACAGGCATCGACTCATGTTCAACCAGGAGTAATCATGGACCCGCGCTTGGAACCGATTGCACAGATATATGTCGCCAACAACTCCCTGTTCGATAATGCCCGTAAGGGAATCCCCGACTGTGGTTTCAAGGAGCGTATCAACGACAAAGGGAATTCTTACCTCTGGGTGGCGGGGCATATTGTTTCCAGCCGTTACAGACTGGCCTGTCTGATCGGTCTATATGAAACCTGGGAACACGCCGAGTTATTCAAACGCGGCGCCGATGTTCATCCGCCCGAGTTGTATCCGTCAATGGATGAAATTATTGAGGCTATGACTGCTGTAACGAAAAACCTGACCGAAACGTTCGAAACGCTCACGGCTGAAAAACTCGACGAGGCGATACCCGATGGGTATCCGGTCATGCGTAACACCGTTTTGTTCGGAATCAGCTTCCTGGCGCTGCACGAATGCTATCATGTCGGACAACTGGCCTACATTCGTCGCTTGCACGGCCAGGATCGTCTGGTTGGCTAAGTATTAGAGAAAGGGGAGAAGTTATGGAAATGGAAAAAAAGATAAAAGAGTACTCACCCGATGACCATGTAACCGGATACTTCGCCGTGCGACGTAAAGCTGTCCGGGAGTATGCGCGGGGACGATTCGTTACGTTCGAGTTGGGTGATTCGAGCGGGCGGATCAACGCCGTTATGTGGGAGCCTGATAAAACCGCCCTCGAGGATGCCGAAGAGGGAATGGTGGTTAAGGCGCGCGGTACGGTTGGTGAATACCAGGGGCGGCCGCAGTTGTTGCTCGAGAAGATACGCTTGGCCAAGGATTCTGAATATCAACTCGATGACATCATGCCGCACTCGCCGAATCCGATCGAAGACCGGCGGGGACGGATTCGGGCGCTTGCCGACAAGATCGAAAACAGCTATATCAAGCAACTTACCGACCTGTTTTTTAACGATGAAGCCTGGTTCGAAAAATACCTTTTAGCCCCGGCCGGAAAACTCTGGCACCATGCTTATATCGGCGGCCTGGCCGATCACTCGGCTAATGTTACCCAGCTGGCGTTCGATGTCTCCGCGCACTATGACTGGCTCGATCGCGACCTGCTGCTTTTCGGCGGACTTTTTCACGACGCCGGTAAGATCGCCCAGTATTCTACCAAAACCGTGATTGACTATACTACCGAAGGCCGCCTGGTGGGGCATATCGTGCTTATCGACCAATGGATCTGCAAAAAAGCCGAGGAGATTGAGGCGATGCCGCCCGTGTTGCTGGCCAAACTGCGTCACATGATCCTTTCGCATCACGGCGAATTGGAGTTCGGGGCGGCGGCGCTGCCGCAAATTCCGGAAGCATTCGTGCTTTATTACTGTGATGAAATCGACAGCAAGATGGGAGCGATCGATCGTATTCGGACGCATCATCCGGAGGGAGGCTGGTCGGATTTCGTCAAGATGCTGAACCGTCATTTGTATTTCAAAGGATCCGAGAGTGACTGAAAGCGCCCGATGCGGCGAAGCAGCCCTGAAGGCCGAGGAATTGACGCGGGTCGTGCAAACCCCCGAGGGGGAAAAGACCATTGTCGATCATTTCAGCTATGAATTTCTCTCCGGTCGGGTCTACAGCATTATCGGTCCGTCCGGCGCGGGGAAAAGTTCGTTGTTGCGGCTTTTCAATCGACTCGATCCGATAACATCCGGTCGGGTGATTTTTGACGGTAAAGATACTCGCGAGACCGACCCGACTCAACTGCGTCGTTGTGTCGGTTATCTTTTTCAAGAGCCCTACATGTTCAAAGGAACCGTTGCGGACAACATCCGTTATGCCCAGCCGAATCTGAGCGATACGGAGGTTGTCTCGCTGGTCGAGGCTGTGCGGCTTCGCCCGGAGCAGGCAACCGCTTCGGTGGACAACCTTTCCGGCGGTGAAAAACAACGCGTGGCGATTGCGCGTCTTCTGGCTACTAATCCTTCGGTAGCGCTGCTTGATGAACCGACCTCATCGCTCGATCCCGGTCGCACCGAGGCGATTGAGAAAATGGTCCTGCACATTGTCGAAGAACGCGGTTTGACCGTAATTATGGTCAGTCATGATCTCCATCAGGCTCTTCGCATGGGCGGAGAGACGCTGTTGTTGGTCGCGGGGCGGCTTGAAGAACACGGCCCGGCGGAGCAGGTAGTTAACGCACCCCGCTCCGATCTGGGCAAGCGATATAAAGCCGGAGAGTTGGTATGAACGCCCCGTCGCTATACGATGTGGCCATTGCCGGGGTGCTGGTATTGCTGGCCATGGCGGCGGGCCGCTGGTATCGCCTGCCGGTATTGAAAGACATGGCTTTCGGCTCGGTGCGCGGTTTCGTGCAACTGGTCGCGGTCGGTTATGCCCTGCATTTTATCTTCGGACTCGAATCTCCCTGGCTGATTCACCTGGCCATTGTTATAATGATCGTGGTCGGGGCGCACGCCTCGGCGGGACGGATGAACCAGCTCGAGGGAGCGTTTATCGTAGCGCTGGTGTCGATGGCGGTAGGTTCGTTTCTAACGCTGGGACTGATGATGCTCCTTGGACTAATCAAATTCGAGGCGCGTTATATCATTCCTCTGGCCGGCATGATTATCGGCAATTCCATGAATGCCTCGTCCATCTCGGTCGAACGTCTCACCTCCGACCTGCGCAGCAATCGCCTCGCCATCGAGACCGCCCTGGCGCTCGGGAAAAGCTGGCGTGAAGCGGCGATGGATTTCCAGAAATCCGCCGCCCGGGCAGGAATGATCTCGATGTTGAACTTCATGAAGACAGTCGGCATCGTGGCCTTGCCGGGCGCCATGACCGGCATGATCCTCGCCGGCGCCGAGCCGCTTCAGGCTGTTTATTTGCAGTTGATCGTCGCCTACATGTTGCTGGCCTCGAACACGATTACCTCAATCGTGGCGGTGGAGTTGACCGTGCGTAAGTTTTTCACCCGTTATCACCAACTGCGGCAGAGTGTCTGATCTGCCATGAATCCGGCGATAGGCAAACGAATTGTCGTGATCGGTCATCCCGGATCGGGTAAATCCACCCTGGCCGGGCGCCTCGGGCCGATTCTTAAGCTGCCGGTGTTTCACCTCGATAAGCTGTTCTGGAAACCGGGCTGGGTTGAGTCCGACCGCGAGGCGTTTCGCCGTAAGATAACTGAGGTGATGGAAGGGGAGATCTGGATTATCGATGGCTCTTACACGTCGACGCTACCGCTGCGCCTTCAATATGCCGACACCGCCGTTCATCTTGACTTCTCGCGATTATTGTGCATGTGGCGTATCAACCGGCGCTGGATCACGAGCTACGGCCGAGTGCGACCGGATCTGGCGGATGACTGCCCTGAGCGTTTTGACTGGTCTTTTCAGCGCTGGTGCTGGCGTTACCGACGGCGCCAACGACCGCTGATTATGAGCGCGCTCAAGGACGCCCCACAGGTGAGAACAATTACCCTGACGTGCCCGGGTCAGGTCGAGGCCTGGCTGGCAAGTCTCTCGCCGGTGGCCCATCCGTCCAGGGGTTGTTGAAAAAACTCCATCGCGGCGGAGACAAGCCCCGCCGCTACGCGTTAAAGAGGCCTAACCTCGCGTAGCGGGTGACCTTATGTCGCCCGCATTACAGACGTGTTTTGCTGAACATCCGCGCGTACGGCTTTTTCAACACTCCCTCCACGGGTGGGAGATACTGAACTTGACGGTGCATACAAGGGAAGGTCCCTCCGAGACCTGCCGATGCACAATTCCGATGTAATGCCATAGTGAACATACTAGTACGACCAATTGGGTTCGTTTTGCGTTTTTTGATGTTTTAGCTATTCTTCCTCGTCCCTGAGCAACTCACATGCACGCCCATGCCGCTAACTAGGTACACGAGGTTGCGTTCTGTAGTGAATCGAAATAAGAAACGTATTTCGGAAGGGTTTCTGCGATCCGTATTACCCGGTCATAATTGCACTTGTGTTTTTTGCCGATTGGTGTAAATTAGGCGCTTACATAATCCGGCTTCGGCCGGATCAATCGTTTGTTACGGAGAGGTGTCCGAGCGGTCGAAGGAGCACGCCTGGAAAGTGTGTGTAGGCGATCCCTACCCAGGGTTCGAATCCCTGCCTCTCCGCTTTTTTATGCGCGGAATTATAGCGGGAGTATTAAGGGGTGGCCCACCCGTCCACGGGTGGGAATTGCAGCCGAATGTACAATCCGGACATAGGTAACTTTTTGTGCCCCACCCCTCGGGTGGGATTTGCGAAGCGCCGCAGCGAGGTTTCGCTGTCATACCGCCTTGCACTACGGCACAATTGTCGTATATTACATCCATTATGAAATCTTGTAGAACGAGCGGGAGTTTTCTTCTGGAAACCCTGGGCAAGCCCAGGGCCACCCGGCCAATAGGTACACAGTCGTCAATGGATTTGTCCTGCAGAACCAAGATTGGGGGAACTTGCTGTTTGGCCACTATGGCTCCGTGGCGGGTTACGGCGAAAAGACTTTGCGGCTAGGGGCTGGCTTGAATCAGATCTGGAGAGGGAATTCCAGTTGGTCTTTTTGGGACTCTTTCTTTGATGACCCAAGAGATCAGATTTGTATCTTCACGGGAACTGTATGGGTGCCAAATTGAAGCGAACACTACTTAGCGCTGGTTGGTTCTTAAGTGCTGTTTTGATGGTTGTGCTATTGCGACCCTGCTGCCACTATCCCCGCATAACGATAGCATCGGCCTTTGACGAGCACAGCCATGTTGTTGCCTGGCTCCAGGACTCAAATGCGACCCTACCTGGAGTCATTGAAATCGCTTATGTGAAGTCGGGGGACGAAAACTGTGGCCTGCATACCTTCCTGCGTGTGGTGAACAGGGGATCAAAGGTTGCACTATGGTTGTTGGAAGGTGGTATCACCTTTGCTAAGGTCTATTACCCCGACTATTATGCCAACTATCGCTCTGACTACTACCCCAACTACTGGGGTCGTTCTGCGGATTTCTTCATCGTGGACAAGGGCGACGAGGTCAAGCCATTCGAAGCCTGGGAGCCAAGTTCTCTCCCCAACCCGTATACAGACACCCTAAGCCAACAGAGTTCATCGCTGTACACGGCCATTTTGGTGCAATATGATGATCGGGACGATGTGCGACGTCTCTCTTTTGGATCGATGGACAACCCGCTCTTGCGTGAGATCGTTTTCATAGGTGTCAGTGACTTAGAGTGGTCATTCGCTTCTGATACGGTCCTGCATGTGAACGCGAAGTTCCTTAGTGGCGCAGAAATCTCTGACGGCAGATTCACTTTGCCGGGAGACCCCAGTCCCCCAGCTCTCCTGATGTTTGAAACAAATGACCAGACCATTACCATTTGGTAGCTTAATTGGATGAAACACAGATATCAACTGATGCTCGCAGCTATGACGCTGCTTGCTGTCGTGTTCAGCGCTGACTTGGGTGCAACCTCACCGAAAGAGTTGCTTGCCAGCGGTGAGCAGCTTGAAGAGCAGGGAGAACTGGACAGCGCGATGGTCATGTATTCTCTCGCCATCGACGCCGACTCGTCGTCGTTTGAACCGTATCTGATGAAAGGTCAGGTGTTGTGTAAACTTGCCCGACCTGAAGACGCCGTGACATGTTTCAACGCTGTCCTCGCAATGGACTCCACATATGCGGACGCGTACTTCTATCGAGGCTGCAGTTGGCTGGTTGGCAGTGGTACTCGCGCGTCCTCGCCATCGAATGCAGCGGCTGACTTCAGCTCTGCGCTGAAGTATGGGTTCGATAATCCTCGGATTTACTACCACTTGGCGTATGCAAGAGAGCGACTCGGTGATACACTTGCGGCTATCGAGGATTACAAGACATACCTGTTGAAGACCTACGATACTGAAACAAGAACGGCCGAGAGGGCGCGGGGCAGAATCTCGGAGCTAGAGGCAGGGCTGCGCGAGAGTAAGTGAGTTTCGAGTAACTACACCGCCCGTTTGGCTCACCCGACTTTCTAACGATTTTCTAACGGCGTGACGCTCTGAAACGTGCTGAAACTCACTTAGACTAACCGAAACTCATCGAAAGTGATCTTGTGTTTCTCGTTGCCCGGCAGATAGTTGGCTGTCCTTCAACGACTTGTGTCGCGAAGTGGGCTGAGAATCCCTGCCTCTCCGCTTTTTTTATGCCTACGATTATTGGGTGGCCTGTCCTCAGATAGTCTCCGTCTTGTAACTTGCTGCCAAAACCGGATGTCGTATATTCTGTCCAGTAGAAAGCCGCGCATGCCGAACGTGACAAAACTCTGGAGAAACAACCTCATGCCGACAACTCCACACGTCGAAGAACATTTCACGGCATCGGATACCATTCGCGATATTGTCATAGGTATGTCCGACGGTCTAACCGTCCCGTTCGCACTTGCAGCCGGACTGTCAAGCGCCGCAGCCTCGACTCAGATTGTGGTCACGGCCGGATTAGCCGAAATCGCCGCCGGTTCGATCGCCATGGGACTCGGCGGTTATCTCGCCGCACGCACCGACGCCGAGCATTACAAGTCGGAGCGAAAGCGGGAGTTCACCGAGGTTGAGGTTGTCCCCGAGGTGGAAGTCGAGGAAGTCCGCGATGTGTTTCGCGGGTATGGCGTCGAGGAAGAAAAACTGGAACCGGTGGTAAAGGCCATCTGCGCCGAGCCGACCCGTTGGGTGGATTTCATGATGCGGTTCGAGCTCGGCCTCGAGCCCCCCGATCCCGGCCGAGCGCTCCACAGCGCGCTCACGATTGCGCTCAGCTATATCGTAGGAGGATTGATCCCCCTGGCTTCCTACATGCTCATAAACGACTCGCAAATAGCCCTGTTCACATCGGTTGCAACCACACTTCTGGCGCTCGCCGTCTTTGGCTACATAAAAGGTCATTTCACCGGCTTGCGGCCGCTTAAGGGCGCTCTCCAGACCACGTTGATTGGAGGCCTGGCCGCCGCGGTCGCCTTCGCGATTGCCCGCCTGATCAGTTGAACGCGATCAGACGGTCTGGTTAATGATTGCAGAACATGCCGTGTGGAAATTATTATGTGAAGACATAAGGACGAATAATCCGGTCTATTCAACTCATGCCTATAACGGAGGCAACCATGAAACGTTTGCTGATCATAGCCGCCGCTTTCATTCTTCTGAACCTGCCGCTGTCGCTACACGCCGATGACGATGAAGCTGTTTTTTCGGATTCCCGGCAAACCCGTTTCGATTCCAGCCCGGCTCTCGACAGTTTGATAAGAGGTTACGGCGACCGGATATCTCCCGACAGCATCCGGTCCTATATCGAACAATTGGTTGCCTTCAAAACTCGCTTCATGCTGGTGGATAACCGGCGGGAGATTGCTTTCTGGATCGGGGAGAAATTCCGCTCGTTCGGTTATGACGGTATCGTGATTGATTCTTTCCGTAACACTATTGAATTTCCCCGGAAAAGCAGAGAACAGCAGACATCGTGGCAGTACAACGTCTCGGCCGGTCTGACCGGGACCGATAAACCATCCGAGGTGTATGTCCTCGGAGCGCATTATGACTGTTTCATCATGGGACCGGACACTGATCCTTACGTATATGCTCCCGGCGCCGGTAACAACGCTTCCGGTGTGGCGGTATGTCTGGAGCTTGCTCGCATACTTAAACAGAATCGCTTCGCACCGGCATCGACGATTGATTTCGTTGCTTTTGGCTCCGAAGAATTCATGACGATGTTTCTCGACGGCAACAGCGGGTCGGTGAACTACATCGAAAAGCAGAAACAAGCCGGTCGGACGATCAAGGCGATGCTCGACAACAATCAGGTTAGTTACGTCCCTGATACCGCCCGCTGGAAACTCGACTTCCAACACTATCCCGGAGCCGACAGTTTAACCGACCTGGCTCATTACATTTGCGAGAACTACACCCGAATCGTCCCGGTCGACACCAACGATCACATTATGTACTCCGATGCCCGCTATTTCCACGAGGCCGGTGTCCCGGCGATATTTTTCGAGGAGTTCTACTTCAATCCGAACAACTTCACGAAACAGGACATCCCCGAAAACTGCAACGTGGCTTATTGTGCCGAGGTTGCCCGGATATCGTGCGGTATGCTGGTTTATCTTAATCAATGAGTTAGCAATGTTATATGGGGGAGTGTTGAAAAACCTCTTCTGCGGCGGAGAATAGCCCCGCTGCTACGCGTTTTGGAGTCCTAATCTCGCGTAGCGGACGGCCTTGTGTCGCCCGCATTACAGGTATGTCTTACCAAATGTTCGGATGTATGACTTTTTCAACAGTCCCACGGGGGGACACCCGTCACCTGGTAAGAGGTCTGAACACCCCCGAACCTGATGCCGTGTATTGTATTAGTTGACTTATTAAGCCATAATGATATATTGAAATAAATTACTTCATTGTCTAACCTCTAAGTTGCGGAGGGAATAGTGCGCATCTTGATGGTTCTTCTGGTAGGAATGGTCGTGAGTGTGTCTGCGTTTGCCGCCACGATCAACATCCCTGACGACGCTGTCAGTATCCAATACGGGGTCTTAATGTCGTCGAACGGGGACACGATTCTCGTAGCACCCGGTACTTATAATGAGAATATCGATTTTAAGTCCAAAGATATTGTCATTACCAGTTCGGATGGTGCTGAAGTAACGACTATTTCCGGCTCTGTTAAGATCACTCAGGGTGAAAGCGAAGAAGCTGTCCTTAACGGCTTTACCGTGCTTACCGGACCGATCACCATCCAGAACGGATCAGCACCGGTTATCAGTAACTGTATCATTCGGGATATGTCGGTGATTGCGATCCAGTGTGATAACTCAAGTCCGATTATCAAGTACAATCTCTTCCATGACAATGGGAATATCAGTTGCATCGGCATCAATTCGGGCACCGCTACCATTGTCAACAATACCTTTGACAATAACAACCGCGGCTTTTATTCCATCAGCGGCAAAGGCACTATCAGGAACAATATCGTTACCAACTCCAGTGAGTACGGTATCCACGGTCCTTTCACGGTACTGGAGTACAACGATGTCTGGAATAACGATCCCAATTATCAAAACTGCAATTCGGGATCGCATGACATCTCCCTGGACCCACTGTATGAAGACGTCACTATTCATGATTATAGTCTGCAAGCCGGATCCCCCTGCATAGATGCCGGTAATCCTGATGCGGTCTACAACGATCCGGACGGATCGAGAAACGATATCGGGGCATACTGGTATTTCAATTTTCTTATGCCGGCGCCGTACCCGTTTACGATCCTCGATGAAGACACGGCGCACGTGGCCAACAACGTTCCTACCTTTACCTGGAGGTACTACGATACGATTCCGGGACAGGTGGCTTATGAAATCGAAGTCGGAACGGACAACGACTGGACATCTGCCGAGATGTGGGGCTCCGGCCTGATGTTGTCTTCCGACACTTTTGCGGTTTACGCGGGTCTTCCGCTCGAAGATGCCGTTAAGTATTATGCTCGTGGACGTCTCGCCAACGAGTTGTCCTGGGGTGACTGGATCGAGCTTTCTTTCTACATGAACGATGAGCCCACTACTCCGCAACCCTTGTCTCCTGAAGATAACCAGGGGGTTGCTTATGACAGTTATATATCTCTCACTTTGGCCAACTCGACCGATACTGAAGAAGATTCGCTTTCCTATGATTTTGAAATATACGAGGATGCCGGTCTTAGCATCCTTTTCGATACGCAATACGATATCCCGGAACAAGCGGACAGTACGGTCAGTGGAGCGTTTTTCGGATTTATCAACGGCATGGAATATTATTGGCGGTGTCGGGCTTTCGATGGGTACGAGTATTCGGACTGGTCGGAAACGAGATCGTTCATTGCCCATCCGGAAGCGCACGTAATGTCTTTTTCTCCATCATCGAACGAACTTGCGGTTGATGTGGCCACGAATGTGGCAGCCGTGTTCGATATCCCTATGGCGGCAGGTTCATTCGTTGATTCTACAGTCGTGGTGCGATCAGCCTTTAGAGGGCTGCATACCGGTAGTATATCGTATGATCCGGGATCGTACACGGTGACTCTCGATCCTGATGTCGATTTCGCCCCGGGAGAGAAAATTACCGTAGCATTGACTAAAGCGATTTTATCAGAAGAGGATGTTCCTCTCAGAAACAGCCGGGTCTGGTCGTTCCGAACGGCGACGGCCTTGGCCGGGGCACGTTTTGCGGATCACACTACCTATGCCACTTATGCCGAACCTTTCTCAGTAAGAGTCGGTTATTTCAACGCCGATGCCTATATCGACCTGGCCGTTGCCAACCGCAGCGCAGGCTCGATTTCAGTGTTCACCGGTAACGGCGATGGTACCTTTAACAGCGTCGGAGCGTATCCGGTCGGTACCACCCCTTACTCTCTTGCTATTGGCGATTTGAACCATGATGGAACCCTCGATCTGGTTACCGCTAACTTCGGTTCGGACGATATCTCGGTTCTCATGGGCAACGGCAATGCCACGTTCCTGCCGCCCGTCAATTACAACGTAGGAGATGCCCCGCGTTCGGTAACGGTGTTTGACGCCAACGGCGACGGCTATTTGGATATCGCCACCGCCAACTATGGCTCGAATAATATCTCGTTTCTCAGAAACTTGAAAAATGGATTTTTCGCCGACCCGATTTCTTTGCCCGTCGGATCCGATCCGTATGCAATACGATCGGGTGATCTGAATAGCGACGGCTATCTGGATTTAGTTTGTGTCAATTTCGGCTCCGACTATTTGTCCGTGCTCATCAACAACAGCACCGGTTCGTTCGGCGAACATACGATGTATAGCTGTGGAACCAGTCCCCTTGATCTTGTCGTCTCGGATATAAATGCCGATGGTGAGCTGGATGTCGTGACCGCCAACAGCGACAATACCATTTCCGTACTGATAGGTAACGGAAACGGCTCTTTGAAGACCGCCGTGGCATATTCGACCGGCAGTGGCCCACGCTCGATTGCCGATGTCGATCTGGACGGCGACGGTGACCTTGATCTGGCTGTAGTCAATTATAACAGCGACACCGTTCAGGTTCTCCTGAACGTGAACAACGGTTCATTCGTAACCGGTAGTAAGGCGGCCGTGGGGGATGCCCCGGTGTCTTTGTGTGCTGCCGATATGGACGGTGACGGTGATATCGATCTGGCTGCCGCCAATCTGGGCGCCAATACCGTTTCGGTTCTCCTGAACGTCAATGATATCTGTGTGGATCGTGACGGTGACGGCTACGGCGATCCCGGTCATGCCGAGAACGTATGCCCCGACGACAACTGCCCCGATATTCCTAACGAGCTGCAGACGGATAGCGACGGCGACGGTGTCGGTGATGCCTGTGACGACTGTGTGGATGTCGCCGATCCTGAGCAGGAAGATACCGATGGTGACGGTGTCGGCGATGTCTGCGATATTTGTCCCGGTTTTGACGACAATCTCGATTCCGACAACGATGGTGTGCCGAACGGCTGTGATAATTGTCCCTTCATGGCAAATACCGATCAAGCCGATGATGATTTTGACGGTGTTGGTAATGTCTGCGATAACTGTCGTGCGGTCGCCAATCCCGGTCAGGAGGATGGTGACGTTGACTATATCGGAGATGTCTGCGATAACTGTTTAGGCGTTCCTAATCCGGGCCAGTCGGATGCCGATGCCGATGGTGTCGGCGATGCCTGTGATCTTTGCGAAGGCTACGATGACGGCCAGGACGCCGACGGTGACGGCATGCCGGATTCCTGCGATATCTGTTCCGGCTTCAGCGACTGGGATGATGTCGATACGGACGGTTTGCCTGATAGCTGCGATAACTGCCCGACGGTAGCCAATGTTGAACAGGTAGATACGGATCGTGACGGTATCGGTGATTTCTGTGATAACTGTCCTTCCGATTACAACCCGGCCCAGGTCGATACCGACAATGATGGAATCGGAGACGTTTGTGACCCGTGCCGCGAGGATCCGGATAACGACGCCGATGAAGACGGCCATTGCGCCAATGTTGACAACTGCCCTGACATGGCCAACGCCGACCAGGCGGACGAAGATGGAGACGGTGTCGGCGACCTCTGTGATATTTGTCCCTCCAATTACGATCCTGAGCAGGCCGATGTCGATCAGGATGGAATCGGTGACTCCTGTGACAACTGCCCCGAGGATTATAACCTGACGCAAACCGATTCGGACGGCGACGGTATCGGCGATGCGTGTGACCCCTGCATCTATGATCCCGATAATGATATCGACCAGGACGGCTATTGCGGTGAACTGGATAACTGTCCTGAGATATATAATCCGGATCAGGCGGATGCCGATGGTGACGGTATCGGTGATGTCTGCGATTACCCCGCTTGTGACTCGCT
This is a stretch of genomic DNA from Candidatus Zixiibacteriota bacterium. It encodes these proteins:
- a CDS encoding DUF4846 domain-containing protein → MTRIAILITVLCIAFPPLLTAAEVVDQDLPEIVKWYRVHYPFTTNKDSIFTFETEFKEPSGYNKPDSSDQTPFQNWMSNFPLWHRWRPVGNWKGQKYMEADSVSRPVHLPWVGKRFTDCAIPIRILGEWLHYQKRENDLEVSLTHDGHLSYAEWLSGKMVHDNHMRAFIQPGEVRPPSEKEFYAFLARCMENTDYSSLRANCDSIDCDDLMPGDLLIGHDERGTKGVVYVVLRVLKNLWGSHVFAVATGGAEACDFHIPKLTDDRDRPWIDQSEAEKLVASFPHHGCFRLRLADQLSQ
- a CDS encoding carboxymuconolactone decarboxylase family protein, translating into MSDSAQRFKEERERLNEVILSRNNLDIKRFFGLDAAVYRDGALDARTKEMLGMVASLVLRCDDCIAYHVIQTHEMGIKDEEFDEIMAVGLVVGGSITIPHVRRAYKLWQELKG
- a CDS encoding DinB family protein; protein product: MDPRLEPIAQIYVANNSLFDNARKGIPDCGFKERINDKGNSYLWVAGHIVSSRYRLACLIGLYETWEHAELFKRGADVHPPELYPSMDEIIEAMTAVTKNLTETFETLTAEKLDEAIPDGYPVMRNTVLFGISFLALHECYHVGQLAYIRRLHGQDRLVG
- a CDS encoding OB-fold nucleic acid binding domain-containing protein — encoded protein: MEKKIKEYSPDDHVTGYFAVRRKAVREYARGRFVTFELGDSSGRINAVMWEPDKTALEDAEEGMVVKARGTVGEYQGRPQLLLEKIRLAKDSEYQLDDIMPHSPNPIEDRRGRIRALADKIENSYIKQLTDLFFNDEAWFEKYLLAPAGKLWHHAYIGGLADHSANVTQLAFDVSAHYDWLDRDLLLFGGLFHDAGKIAQYSTKTVIDYTTEGRLVGHIVLIDQWICKKAEEIEAMPPVLLAKLRHMILSHHGELEFGAAALPQIPEAFVLYYCDEIDSKMGAIDRIRTHHPEGGWSDFVKMLNRHLYFKGSESD
- a CDS encoding ATP-binding cassette domain-containing protein; protein product: MTESARCGEAALKAEELTRVVQTPEGEKTIVDHFSYEFLSGRVYSIIGPSGAGKSSLLRLFNRLDPITSGRVIFDGKDTRETDPTQLRRCVGYLFQEPYMFKGTVADNIRYAQPNLSDTEVVSLVEAVRLRPEQATASVDNLSGGEKQRVAIARLLATNPSVALLDEPTSSLDPGRTEAIEKMVLHIVEERGLTVIMVSHDLHQALRMGGETLLLVAGRLEEHGPAEQVVNAPRSDLGKRYKAGELV
- the fetB gene encoding iron export ABC transporter permease subunit FetB produces the protein MNAPSLYDVAIAGVLVLLAMAAGRWYRLPVLKDMAFGSVRGFVQLVAVGYALHFIFGLESPWLIHLAIVIMIVVGAHASAGRMNQLEGAFIVALVSMAVGSFLTLGLMMLLGLIKFEARYIIPLAGMIIGNSMNASSISVERLTSDLRSNRLAIETALALGKSWREAAMDFQKSAARAGMISMLNFMKTVGIVALPGAMTGMILAGAEPLQAVYLQLIVAYMLLASNTITSIVAVELTVRKFFTRYHQLRQSV
- a CDS encoding tetratricopeptide repeat protein, translating into MKHRYQLMLAAMTLLAVVFSADLGATSPKELLASGEQLEEQGELDSAMVMYSLAIDADSSSFEPYLMKGQVLCKLARPEDAVTCFNAVLAMDSTYADAYFYRGCSWLVGSGTRASSPSNAAADFSSALKYGFDNPRIYYHLAYARERLGDTLAAIEDYKTYLLKTYDTETRTAERARGRISELEAGLRESK
- a CDS encoding VIT1/CCC1 transporter family protein, with amino-acid sequence MPTTPHVEEHFTASDTIRDIVIGMSDGLTVPFALAAGLSSAAASTQIVVTAGLAEIAAGSIAMGLGGYLAARTDAEHYKSERKREFTEVEVVPEVEVEEVRDVFRGYGVEEEKLEPVVKAICAEPTRWVDFMMRFELGLEPPDPGRALHSALTIALSYIVGGLIPLASYMLINDSQIALFTSVATTLLALAVFGYIKGHFTGLRPLKGALQTTLIGGLAAAVAFAIARLIS
- a CDS encoding M20/M25/M40 family metallo-hydrolase, which codes for MKRLLIIAAAFILLNLPLSLHADDDEAVFSDSRQTRFDSSPALDSLIRGYGDRISPDSIRSYIEQLVAFKTRFMLVDNRREIAFWIGEKFRSFGYDGIVIDSFRNTIEFPRKSREQQTSWQYNVSAGLTGTDKPSEVYVLGAHYDCFIMGPDTDPYVYAPGAGNNASGVAVCLELARILKQNRFAPASTIDFVAFGSEEFMTMFLDGNSGSVNYIEKQKQAGRTIKAMLDNNQVSYVPDTARWKLDFQHYPGADSLTDLAHYICENYTRIVPVDTNDHIMYSDARYFHEAGVPAIFFEEFYFNPNNFTKQDIPENCNVAYCAEVARISCGMLVYLNQ